From the genome of Vicia villosa cultivar HV-30 ecotype Madison, WI linkage group LG2, Vvil1.0, whole genome shotgun sequence, one region includes:
- the LOC131653299 gene encoding TMV resistance protein N-like — translation MASTSSSFNQGHVYHVFLSFRGEDTRETFTGHLYNALDQRGINTFIDDEGLRIGEEISQSLLNAIEESRISIIIFSKNYANSTWCLDELVKILDCNKQKGQVVCSVFYNISPSDVRHQRGSYEEAFDMLEQRFQDNKEKVKKWRLALTQAANLSGWHFSNGYEFKFIQSIVDEVSRKLNRIPLNVATHPVGLQARVSEVKSLLELECNDVKMIGIYGIGGIGKTTIAKAVYNTIYNQFRYASFLANVRENANHKVGLVKLQERLLFEILGEQGMKLGNVDKGINVIKDRLCRRKVLLVIDNVDDVEQLQALVGGFDWFGPGSRIIITTRDKHLLTAHEVGLTYEVKKLNHIESLQLFSWNAFKRSEPKDTYLDISNRAVSYAGLPLALTILGSDLCGRSIHQWESALDKYKRTPNRKVQDILRISFDGLEENEKEIFLYVACFFKGEIMEYASKALRACDLHPVIGIAVLVDKCLINLDERGVLSMHDLIQDMGKEIVRQESPTDPGKRSRLWYYEDVLQVLSDGTGTDKIRGIMLSLPEKQEVHLKAQDLKKLRNLRMLIIRNAEFFGGNINLPNSLRMLDWEEYPSPYFPSDFLPEKIVMLELRRSHITLNKPFKNYANMTSLNLSSCEFLIKIPDVSGIPNLEQIILEDCKSLVEIHESIGSLDKLVYLGVERCTEIKKLPSILNLPSLSCIALNGCSQLENFPELLGKMESLRIIEADETAIQELPSNMVNFSNLQVLVLKSCKNLKDPNGTISLLPNLELLDISGCPKLQLFQKSNERSSSLELSPKACQDFDSSGIQSSHGFPLLETLELSNCSLSDEYLHILSCFSNLTSLDISRNHFVTIPKCFNRLSTLQELYMANCKNLQQILGIPSNLEDIDATSCTMLNSQSLKMLLNQGINKAFKFEVIAPRPKLPMPFKFNYLSNEGSLSFWIGQKFPRITLCFIFELGNNRIGFFACEVEISINGQKASSREQYFFSVSGDLVWLYHQENLIDLDTYLLHEQNYVEISCEIFDASKGANVTICFSGVHEYTEDEEDKKPNLILSTSTRPCNNENLDDTQFSREKHEYQCQDENKLEIDCCTLPQNLRLHEISNEQTQQLSASISSEMLEAKEICSMARKNGKTTDIFSDDTIHQSKEICSLNIQLYDDRIWDPMLLECQLNCMNEKNKEKIEPEPINHENNSNDISVIPKENDKCEFGETASEDGMESFYSALHAETFSPLEDTKDDSKLAYPKMSEEIKKALEILKELLSKQISHFLEPTSSTSMKSSLEYLCTLIADDDVSMRLKSVILQLLADFTQWSCDYNDANMKLESSTLVLSKLQKLEEGVVANKDQFSEFVSIESELTSQLVYLEERMKELQEQISVIKENLSISEVARDAAVRKKRETFDEGRELKAQRDELRKRRLRLRVEQESAKATKGYIEDEWSKIGEKFDRIFKIFGLAY, via the exons ATGGCTTCAACCTCATCTTCTTTCAATCAAGGTCATGTTTACCATGTTTTCTTAAGCTTTAGAGGCGAAGATACACGCGAGACTTTTACCGGTCATCTTTACAATGCTCTTGATCAAAGGGGAATCAACACTTTCATAGATGATGAAGGTTTAAGGATTGGAGAAGAGATTTCACAATCTCTTCTTAATGCAATTGAAGAGTCAAGGATTTCAATCATCATATTTTCTAAGAACTATGCTAATTCAACTTGGTGTCTTGATGAACTTGTCAAGATTCTTGACTGTAACAAACAGAAAGGACAAGTTGTTTGTTCAGTTTTTTATAATATTAGTCCATCAGATGTTAGGCATCAGAGAGGAAGTTATGAAGAAGCTTTTGATATGCTTGAACAAAGATTTCAAGATAACAAGGAAAAGGTGAAGAAATGGAGGTTGGCTTTGACTCAAGCTGCAAACCTCTCTGGATGGCATTTTAGTAATGG GTATGAATTTAAATTTATTCAaagcatagttgatgaggtgtcAAGAAAGTTGAATCGAATCCCTCTAAACGTCGCCACACACCCAGTTGGACTCCAGGCTCGTGTATCAGAAGTTAAATCTCTATTAGAACTTGAATGCAATGATGTTAAAATGATTGGAATTTATGGTATTGGTGGAATTGGTAAAACAACCATTGCTAAAGCTGTGTACAACACAATATATAATCAATTTCGATATGCGAGTTTTCTAGCAAATGTAAGAGAAAATGCAAATCATAAGGTTGGTTTAGTTAAACTCCAAGAGAGACTTCTTTTTGAGATACTTGGAGAGCAAGGAATGAAATTAGGCAATGTTGATAAAGGAATCAATGTAATCAAAGATAGGTTATGCAGAAGAAAAGTTTTGCTTGTTATTGATAATGTGGATGATGTGGAGCAGTTACAAGCATTAGTCGGTGGATTTGATTGGTTTGGTCCAGGAAGTCGGATTATCATAACTACAAGAGACAAACATTTGTTAACTGCTCATGAAGTTGGTTTAACTTATGAGGTGAAGAAGTTAAATCATATTGAATCTCTTCAACTATTTAGTTGGAATGCATTTAAAAGAAGTGAACCTAAAGATACTTACTTGGATATTTCGAATCGCGCCGTTTCTTACGCAGGTCTTCCATTGGCTTTAACTATTTTAGGTTCTGATTTGTGTGGTAGAAGTATTCATCAGTGGGAATCTGCATTGGATAAGTACAAAAGAACCCCTAATAGGAAAGTTCAAGATATACTCAGAATAAGTTTTGATGGTTTAGAGGAAAATGAAAAGGAGATTTTTCTCTATGTAGCATGTTTCTTTAAAGGAGAGATAATGGAATATGCTTCGAAAGCGCTGCGCGCATGCGATCTGCATCCAGTTATCGGTATTGCAGTGCTTGTTGATAAGTGTCTTATAAACTTGGATGAAAGAGGTGTATTGTCAATGCATGATCTTATACAAGATATGGGGAAGGAAATTGTTAGGCAAGAATCACCAACGGATCCTGGAAAACGCAGTAGGTTGTGGTATTATGAGGACGTGCTTCAAGTACTATCGGATGGAACG GGAACTGACAAGATTCGAGGTATAATGCTAAGTCTACCTGAAAAGCAAGAGGTGCATCTAAAAGCTCAAGACCTAAAGAAGTTAAGAAACCTTAGAATGTTGATAATTCGGAATGCTGAATTTTTCGGAGGCAACATAAATCTACCAAACAGTTTAAGGATGCTTGATTGGGAGGAATACCCTTCTCCATACTTTCCATCGGATTTCCTCCCTGAGAAAATTGTAATGCTAGAGTTGCGGCGAAGTCATATAACATTGAACAAGCCATTCAAG AACTATGCAAATATGACTTCTCTTAATCTTAGTTCATGTGAATTCCTGATAAAAATACCTGATGTATCGGGGATACCGAACTTAGAGCAAATTATTCTAGAGGATTGTAAGAGCTTAGTAGAGATTCATGAATCTATTGGATCACTTGATAAACTAGTTTATTTAGGTGTTGAAAGGTGCACTGAGATAAAAAAGTTACCAAGTATCCTAAACTTGCCATCTTTATCATGCATTGCTCTTAATGGATGTTCTCAACTTGAGAACTTCCCAGAGTTATTGGGAAAAATGGAAAGCCTGAGAATCATCGAGGCAGACGAGACGGCTATACAAGAATTGCCTTCTAATATGGTCAATTTCAGCAACCTTCAAGTGTTAGTACTAAAGTCTTGCAAAAATCTTAAGGATCCTAATGGAACCATTTCCTTGTTGCCAAATCTTGAATTACTTGATATTTCAGGCTGTCCAAAACTTCAACTATTTCAAAAGTCCAATGAAAGGTCATCAAGTTTAGAGTTATCACCAAAAGCATGTCAAGATTTTGACTCTTCAGGCATCCAATCCTCACATGGTTTCCCGTTGTTGGAAACACTCGAACTCAGTAACTGCAGTCTATCAGATGAATATCTACATATCCTTAGTTGCTTTTCAAACCTCACATCCTTAGACATATCAAGAAACCATTTTGTAACCATACCTAAATGCTTCAACAGACTCAGTACCTTGCAGGAGCTTTACATGGCCAATTGCAAGAATCTTCAACAAATTCTTGGAATTCCATCTAATTTAGAGGATATAGATGCCACTAGTTGCACAATGTTGAATTCACAATCATTGAAAATGTTATTAAACCAG GGAATCAATAAGGCATTCAAATTTGAAGTTATAGCACCAAGGCCTAAACTACCAATGCCATTCAAGTTCAACTACCTTAGCAATGAAGGATCCTTGTCATTCTGGATTGGTCAGAAGTTTCCAAGGATCACTCTATGCTTCATATTTGAACTAGGAAATAATAGAATTGGATTTTTCGCTTGTGAAGTGGAGATATCTATTAATGGACAGAAAGCATCTAGTAGAGAACAGTACTTCTTTTCAGTCTCTGGTGATCTTGTATGGCTGTATCATCAAGAAAATTTGATAGATTTAGATACATATTTACTGCATGAACAGAATTATGTGGAAATTTCTTGTGAAATTTTTGACGCGAGTAAAGGCGCAAATGTGACAATATGCTTTTCTGGAGTTCATGAGTATACGGAAGACGAGGAAGATAAGAAACCAAATCTGATATTAAGCACAAGTACTAGGCCTTGTAATAATGAAAACTTGGATGACACACAATTTTCAAGGGAAAAACATGAATATCAATGTCAAGATGAAAATAAGTTGGAAATTGACTGTTGCACTTTGCCTCAGAATTTAAGGCTTCACGAAATATCAAATGAACAGACACAACAACTTTCTGCTTCAATAAGCTCAGAAATGCTTGAAGCTAAGGAGATATGTTCTATGGCTCGGAAGAATGGAAAAACTACAGATATTTTTTCAGATGATACAATACATCAAAGCAAGGAGATATGTTCATTGAATATACAGCTATATGATGATAGAATTTGGGATCCAATGCTATTAGAATGTCAGTTAAACTGTATGAATGAGAAGAATAAAG AAAAAATCGAACCGGAGCCAATAAATCATGAAAATAATAGCAATGATATTTCTGTGATTCCTAAGGAGAATGACAAGTGTGAATTTGGCGAAACCGCCAGTGAAGACGGTATGGAATCATTTTATTCTGCCCTCCATGCTGAGACATTTTCTCCATTAGAAGATACTAAAGATGATTCAAAACTGGCTTATCCTAAAATGAGTGAAGAAATCAAGAAAGCCTTGGAAATTCTGAAAGAACTACTTTCAAAACAAATTTCTCATTTTCTAGAACCAACATCATCAACATCTATGAAATCGAGTTTGGAATATCTTTGTACTTTAATTGCAGATGATGATGTCTCAATGAGGTTAAAGTCTGTTATATTACAACTTTTAGCTGACTTTACTCAGTGGAGCTGTGACTACAATGATGCAAACATGAAACTTGAGTCCTCAACTTTAGTATTATCAAAGCTACAAAAACTTGAAGAGGGTGTTGTGGCCAACAAGGATCAGTTCAGTGAGTTTGTGTCCATAGAAAGTGAGTTAACAAGTCAACTAGTTTATTTGGAAGAAAGAATGAAAGAGCTACAAGAGCAAATTAGTGTCATTAAAGAGAACCTTTCAATCTCTGAAGTGGCTAGGGACGCTGCTgttagaaagaaaagagaaacttTTGACGAAGGAAGAGAGTTGAAAGCTCAAAGAGATGAGTTGAGAAAGCGAAGGCTGCGGTTGAGAGTAGAACAAGAATCAGCCAAAGCTACCAAAGGATACATTGAGGATGAGTGGTCGAAGATTGGAGAGAAATTTGATAGAATCTTCAAAATATTTGGGTTAGCTTATTGA